The Pseudomonadota bacterium genome includes a window with the following:
- the rsmI gene encoding 16S rRNA (cytidine(1402)-2'-O)-methyltransferase, producing MAVSIDKPVERGTLYVVATPIGNLADLSPRAQAVLGAVDLILVEDTRRSRRLLTHFGIHTPLLAYHDHNERRLCGGLAERLASAESMALISDSGTPLLCDPGFHLIEAVHRAGLRVISIPGPSAVVAALAVSGLPVERFAFEGFLPARREARRKRLAALCREARTLVFYEAPHRVGETLEDLSSLLGPERPAAIAREITKLHEETHRATLADLTAWLRERPERGQGEFVIVVAPAEAPDDDEESDRRLLTILLGYLTPSQAAAAASAISGHGRNALYRLALALDEAGAPTSNPLQRGARRRTLSDREGP from the coding sequence ATGGCAGTGTCAATCGACAAGCCGGTGGAGCGCGGGACCTTGTACGTCGTCGCGACCCCGATCGGCAACCTCGCCGATCTGAGCCCGCGCGCTCAGGCCGTGCTGGGGGCGGTGGACCTGATCCTGGTCGAGGACACCCGGCGCAGCCGGCGGCTCCTCACCCATTTCGGCATCCACACCCCGCTCCTCGCCTACCACGACCACAACGAGCGGCGCCTGTGCGGCGGGCTCGCCGAGCGCCTGGCCTCGGCCGAGTCCATGGCCCTCATCTCCGATTCCGGCACCCCACTCCTCTGCGACCCCGGCTTCCACCTGATCGAAGCCGTGCACCGGGCCGGTCTTCGGGTGATATCGATCCCCGGTCCCAGTGCGGTTGTCGCCGCGCTCGCGGTGTCGGGTCTGCCGGTCGAGCGCTTCGCTTTCGAAGGGTTTCTCCCCGCCAGGCGTGAGGCACGGCGCAAGCGCCTGGCGGCGCTCTGCCGGGAGGCACGGACCTTGGTGTTCTACGAGGCGCCGCACCGGGTCGGGGAGACCCTGGAGGACCTGTCGTCGCTACTCGGTCCCGAGCGCCCGGCGGCCATCGCGCGCGAGATCACCAAACTCCACGAGGAGACGCACCGCGCGACGCTCGCTGATCTCACAGCCTGGCTCCGCGAGCGGCCGGAGCGCGGCCAGGGGGAGTTCGTCATCGTGGTCGCCCCGGCCGAGGCCCCCGACGACGATGAGGAAAGCGACCGGCGGCTCTTGACCATCCTATTGGGTTACCTGACCCCCAGCCAGGCCGCCGCTGCCGCGAGCGCCATCTCGGGACACGGCCGCAATGCCCTCTATCGCCTGGCGTTGGCACTTGACGAGGCCGGCGCGCCGACATCAAATCCTTTGCAACGCGGCGCCCGGCGACGGACACTAAGCGATCGGGAGGGACCGTAG